Proteins encoded within one genomic window of Cucumis sativus cultivar 9930 chromosome 3, Cucumber_9930_V3, whole genome shotgun sequence:
- the LOC101204239 gene encoding cullin-3A isoform X3, giving the protein MVLHKFGEKLYSGLVNTMSFHLKEISKGIEAAQGELFLVELNRKWADHNKALQMIRDILMYMDRTFIPSTHKTPVHELGLNLWRDVVIHSSKTQTRLRDTLLELVHMERSGEVINRGLMRNIIKMLMDLGSSVYQEDFEKHFLDVSADFYRLESQQFIESCDCGDYLKKAERRLNEEIERVSHYLDARSEPKITSVVEKEMIESHMQRLVHMENSGLVNMFVDDKYEDLGRMYNLFRRVPNGLSIVRDVMTSYIRDTGKQLVTDPDRIKDPVDYVQRLLDLKDKYDKVISLAFNNDKTFQNALNSSFEYFINLNARSPEFISLFVDDKLRRGLRGVSEEDIEIVLDKVMMLFRYLQEKDVFEKYYKQHLAKRLLSGKTVSDDAERSLIVKLKTECGYQFTSKLEGMFTDMKTSQDTMQGFYARFGAELGEGPTLVVQVLTTGSWPTQASTTCNLPPEILGICEKFKSYYLGTHTGRRLSWQTNMGSADLKATFGKGQKHELNVSTYQMCVLMLFNNADRLSYRDIEQATEIPAVDLKRCLQSLACVKGRNVLRKEPMSKDIAEDDAFFFNDKFTSKLYKVKIGTVVAQRETEPENQETRQRVEEDRKPQIEAAIVRIMKARRVLDHNNIVTEVTKQLQSRFLPNPVVIKKRIESLIEREFLERDKEDRKLYRYLA; this is encoded by the coding sequence ATGGTGCTGCACAAATTTGGGGAAAAACTTTACTCTGGGCTTGTGAATACAATGTCATTTCATCTGAAAGAAATATCTAAAGGAATTGAAGCAGCTCAAGGAGAACTTTTTTTGGTAGAATTGAACAGAAAATGGGCAGATCACAACAAGGCTTTGCAAATGATCCGAGACATATTGATGTACATGGATAGAACTTTCATCCCAAGCACTCACAAAACGCCAGTTCATGAGCTTGGTTTGAATCTATGGAGGGACGTTGTTATCCACTCTAGCAAAACCCAGACCAGGCTCCGAGATACCCTTCTTGAACTTGTGCATATGGAAAGGAGTGGTGAAGTTATAAACAGGGGTTTAATGAGGAACATTATAAAGATGCTTATGGATTTAGGTTCTTCTGTTTACCaagaagattttgaaaagCATTTTCTTGATGTCTCTGCAGATTTTTATCGTCTCGAGTCTCAGCAATTTATTGAGTCTTGCGACTGTGGGGATTATCTTAAAAAGGCTGAGAGACGCTTGAATGAAGAAATAGAAAGGGTGTCTCATTACTTAGATGCTAGAAGTGAACCGAAGATAACCAGCGTGGTGGAAAAAGAGATGATAGAAAGTCACATGCAAAGATTAGTCCATATGGAAAACTCAGGCTTGGTAAATATGTTTGTTGATGATAAATATGAAGATTTGGGCAGAATGTATAACTTGTTTCGACGTGTACCTAATGGACTCTCTATTGTAAGAGATGTCATGACATCTTACATCCGTGATACCGGTAAGCAGCTGGTGACAGATCCTGATAGGATAAAGGATCCAGTGGACTATGTGCAGCGACTTCTTGATTTGAAGGATAAATATGACAAGGTTATCAGCTTGGCATTCAACAATGACAAGACGTTCCAAAATGCCTTGAATTCCTcgtttgaatattttatcaacCTGAATGCTCGATCTCCAGAATTTATCTCTTTGTTTGTAGATGACAAGCTTCGCAGAGGATTGAGAGGGGTTAGTGAGGAGGATATAGAAATTGTGCTAGATAAGGTTATGATGCTTTTCCGTTACCTTCAAGAGAAAGATGTATTTGAGAAATATTACAAGCAACATTTGGCCAAGAGGCTTCTGTCCGGAAAAACAGTATCTGATGACGCTGAAAGAAGTTTGATTGTTAAGCTCAAAACAGAGTGTGGGTACCAATTTACCTCTAAGTTGGAGGGTATGTTCACTGATATGAAAACATCTCAGGATACGATGCAGGGTTTCTATGCAAGATTTGGTGCCGAGTTAGGTGAAGGTCCAACACTAGTTGTGCAGGTCCTAACTACAGGTTCATGGCCAACTCAAGCCAGCACAACTTGCAACCTTCCTCCAGAGATTCTTGGGATAtgtgaaaaatttaaaagctaCTACCTTGGTACGCATACTGGTCGAAGATTATCTTGGCAAACGAATATGGGGTCAGCCGATCTGAAAGCAACTTTTGGCAAGGGCCAGAAGCATGAGTTGAATGTTTCAACATACCAAATGTGCGTGCTGATGCTGTTCAACAATGCTGATCGTTTGAGTTATAGAGACATTGAGCAAGCTACAGAGATTCCAGCCGTAGACTTGAAAAGATGTCTACAGTCATTAGCCTGTGTGAAAGGACGGAATGTGCTCCGGAAGGAGCCAATGAGTAAGGACATTGCTGAAGATGatgcatttttcttcaacGACAAGTTCACAAGCAAGTTATACAAGGTGAAAATCGGTACTGTGGTTGCACAGAGGGAAACCGAGCCAGAAAACCAGGAAACACGACAGAGGGTAGAGGAAGACCGGAAACCACAGATCGAGGCAGCAATAGTCAGAATAATGAAGGCAAGGCGTGTATTGGATCATAATAACATTGTCACTGAAGTCACAAAGCAGCTGCAATCAAGGTTCCTTCCCAACCCCGTTGTGATTAAAAAACGAATTGAATCTCTTATTGAGAGGGAGTTTTTGGAGAGGGACAAAGAAGATAGAAAACTGTACCGTTATCTTGCCTGA
- the LOC101204239 gene encoding cullin-3A isoform X2, producing MFGAMIDDSFISIIFCPAMVYYRNAYNMVLHKFGEKLYSGLVNTMSFHLKEISKGIEAAQGELFLVELNRKWADHNKALQMIRDILMYMDRTFIPSTHKTPVHELGLNLWRDVVIHSSKTQTRLRDTLLELVHMERSGEVINRGLMRNIIKMLMDLGSSVYQEDFEKHFLDVSADFYRLESQQFIESCDCGDYLKKAERRLNEEIERVSHYLDARSEPKITSVVEKEMIESHMQRLVHMENSGLVNMFVDDKYEDLGRMYNLFRRVPNGLSIVRDVMTSYIRDTGKQLVTDPDRIKDPVDYVQRLLDLKDKYDKVISLAFNNDKTFQNALNSSFEYFINLNARSPEFISLFVDDKLRRGLRGVSEEDIEIVLDKVMMLFRYLQEKDVFEKYYKQHLAKRLLSGKTVSDDAERSLIVKLKTECGYQFTSKLEGMFTDMKTSQDTMQGFYARFGAELGEGPTLVVQVLTTGSWPTQASTTCNLPPEILGICEKFKSYYLGTHTGRRLSWQTNMGSADLKATFGKGQKHELNVSTYQMCVLMLFNNADRLSYRDIEQATEIPAVDLKRCLQSLACVKGRNVLRKEPMSKDIAEDDAFFFNDKFTSKLYKVKIGTVVAQRETEPENQETRQRVEEDRKPQIEAAIVRIMKARRVLDHNNIVTEVTKQLQSRFLPNPVVIKKRIESLIEREFLERDKEDRKLYRYLA from the coding sequence GAACGCTTATAATATGGTGCTGCACAAATTTGGGGAAAAACTTTACTCTGGGCTTGTGAATACAATGTCATTTCATCTGAAAGAAATATCTAAAGGAATTGAAGCAGCTCAAGGAGAACTTTTTTTGGTAGAATTGAACAGAAAATGGGCAGATCACAACAAGGCTTTGCAAATGATCCGAGACATATTGATGTACATGGATAGAACTTTCATCCCAAGCACTCACAAAACGCCAGTTCATGAGCTTGGTTTGAATCTATGGAGGGACGTTGTTATCCACTCTAGCAAAACCCAGACCAGGCTCCGAGATACCCTTCTTGAACTTGTGCATATGGAAAGGAGTGGTGAAGTTATAAACAGGGGTTTAATGAGGAACATTATAAAGATGCTTATGGATTTAGGTTCTTCTGTTTACCaagaagattttgaaaagCATTTTCTTGATGTCTCTGCAGATTTTTATCGTCTCGAGTCTCAGCAATTTATTGAGTCTTGCGACTGTGGGGATTATCTTAAAAAGGCTGAGAGACGCTTGAATGAAGAAATAGAAAGGGTGTCTCATTACTTAGATGCTAGAAGTGAACCGAAGATAACCAGCGTGGTGGAAAAAGAGATGATAGAAAGTCACATGCAAAGATTAGTCCATATGGAAAACTCAGGCTTGGTAAATATGTTTGTTGATGATAAATATGAAGATTTGGGCAGAATGTATAACTTGTTTCGACGTGTACCTAATGGACTCTCTATTGTAAGAGATGTCATGACATCTTACATCCGTGATACCGGTAAGCAGCTGGTGACAGATCCTGATAGGATAAAGGATCCAGTGGACTATGTGCAGCGACTTCTTGATTTGAAGGATAAATATGACAAGGTTATCAGCTTGGCATTCAACAATGACAAGACGTTCCAAAATGCCTTGAATTCCTcgtttgaatattttatcaacCTGAATGCTCGATCTCCAGAATTTATCTCTTTGTTTGTAGATGACAAGCTTCGCAGAGGATTGAGAGGGGTTAGTGAGGAGGATATAGAAATTGTGCTAGATAAGGTTATGATGCTTTTCCGTTACCTTCAAGAGAAAGATGTATTTGAGAAATATTACAAGCAACATTTGGCCAAGAGGCTTCTGTCCGGAAAAACAGTATCTGATGACGCTGAAAGAAGTTTGATTGTTAAGCTCAAAACAGAGTGTGGGTACCAATTTACCTCTAAGTTGGAGGGTATGTTCACTGATATGAAAACATCTCAGGATACGATGCAGGGTTTCTATGCAAGATTTGGTGCCGAGTTAGGTGAAGGTCCAACACTAGTTGTGCAGGTCCTAACTACAGGTTCATGGCCAACTCAAGCCAGCACAACTTGCAACCTTCCTCCAGAGATTCTTGGGATAtgtgaaaaatttaaaagctaCTACCTTGGTACGCATACTGGTCGAAGATTATCTTGGCAAACGAATATGGGGTCAGCCGATCTGAAAGCAACTTTTGGCAAGGGCCAGAAGCATGAGTTGAATGTTTCAACATACCAAATGTGCGTGCTGATGCTGTTCAACAATGCTGATCGTTTGAGTTATAGAGACATTGAGCAAGCTACAGAGATTCCAGCCGTAGACTTGAAAAGATGTCTACAGTCATTAGCCTGTGTGAAAGGACGGAATGTGCTCCGGAAGGAGCCAATGAGTAAGGACATTGCTGAAGATGatgcatttttcttcaacGACAAGTTCACAAGCAAGTTATACAAGGTGAAAATCGGTACTGTGGTTGCACAGAGGGAAACCGAGCCAGAAAACCAGGAAACACGACAGAGGGTAGAGGAAGACCGGAAACCACAGATCGAGGCAGCAATAGTCAGAATAATGAAGGCAAGGCGTGTATTGGATCATAATAACATTGTCACTGAAGTCACAAAGCAGCTGCAATCAAGGTTCCTTCCCAACCCCGTTGTGATTAAAAAACGAATTGAATCTCTTATTGAGAGGGAGTTTTTGGAGAGGGACAAAGAAGATAGAAAACTGTACCGTTATCTTGCCTGA
- the LOC101204239 gene encoding cullin-3A isoform X1 — protein sequence MSAQKKRNFQIEAFKHRVVVDPKYAEKTWKILEHAIHEIYNHNASGLSFEELYRNAYNMVLHKFGEKLYSGLVNTMSFHLKEISKGIEAAQGELFLVELNRKWADHNKALQMIRDILMYMDRTFIPSTHKTPVHELGLNLWRDVVIHSSKTQTRLRDTLLELVHMERSGEVINRGLMRNIIKMLMDLGSSVYQEDFEKHFLDVSADFYRLESQQFIESCDCGDYLKKAERRLNEEIERVSHYLDARSEPKITSVVEKEMIESHMQRLVHMENSGLVNMFVDDKYEDLGRMYNLFRRVPNGLSIVRDVMTSYIRDTGKQLVTDPDRIKDPVDYVQRLLDLKDKYDKVISLAFNNDKTFQNALNSSFEYFINLNARSPEFISLFVDDKLRRGLRGVSEEDIEIVLDKVMMLFRYLQEKDVFEKYYKQHLAKRLLSGKTVSDDAERSLIVKLKTECGYQFTSKLEGMFTDMKTSQDTMQGFYARFGAELGEGPTLVVQVLTTGSWPTQASTTCNLPPEILGICEKFKSYYLGTHTGRRLSWQTNMGSADLKATFGKGQKHELNVSTYQMCVLMLFNNADRLSYRDIEQATEIPAVDLKRCLQSLACVKGRNVLRKEPMSKDIAEDDAFFFNDKFTSKLYKVKIGTVVAQRETEPENQETRQRVEEDRKPQIEAAIVRIMKARRVLDHNNIVTEVTKQLQSRFLPNPVVIKKRIESLIEREFLERDKEDRKLYRYLA from the coding sequence GAACGCTTATAATATGGTGCTGCACAAATTTGGGGAAAAACTTTACTCTGGGCTTGTGAATACAATGTCATTTCATCTGAAAGAAATATCTAAAGGAATTGAAGCAGCTCAAGGAGAACTTTTTTTGGTAGAATTGAACAGAAAATGGGCAGATCACAACAAGGCTTTGCAAATGATCCGAGACATATTGATGTACATGGATAGAACTTTCATCCCAAGCACTCACAAAACGCCAGTTCATGAGCTTGGTTTGAATCTATGGAGGGACGTTGTTATCCACTCTAGCAAAACCCAGACCAGGCTCCGAGATACCCTTCTTGAACTTGTGCATATGGAAAGGAGTGGTGAAGTTATAAACAGGGGTTTAATGAGGAACATTATAAAGATGCTTATGGATTTAGGTTCTTCTGTTTACCaagaagattttgaaaagCATTTTCTTGATGTCTCTGCAGATTTTTATCGTCTCGAGTCTCAGCAATTTATTGAGTCTTGCGACTGTGGGGATTATCTTAAAAAGGCTGAGAGACGCTTGAATGAAGAAATAGAAAGGGTGTCTCATTACTTAGATGCTAGAAGTGAACCGAAGATAACCAGCGTGGTGGAAAAAGAGATGATAGAAAGTCACATGCAAAGATTAGTCCATATGGAAAACTCAGGCTTGGTAAATATGTTTGTTGATGATAAATATGAAGATTTGGGCAGAATGTATAACTTGTTTCGACGTGTACCTAATGGACTCTCTATTGTAAGAGATGTCATGACATCTTACATCCGTGATACCGGTAAGCAGCTGGTGACAGATCCTGATAGGATAAAGGATCCAGTGGACTATGTGCAGCGACTTCTTGATTTGAAGGATAAATATGACAAGGTTATCAGCTTGGCATTCAACAATGACAAGACGTTCCAAAATGCCTTGAATTCCTcgtttgaatattttatcaacCTGAATGCTCGATCTCCAGAATTTATCTCTTTGTTTGTAGATGACAAGCTTCGCAGAGGATTGAGAGGGGTTAGTGAGGAGGATATAGAAATTGTGCTAGATAAGGTTATGATGCTTTTCCGTTACCTTCAAGAGAAAGATGTATTTGAGAAATATTACAAGCAACATTTGGCCAAGAGGCTTCTGTCCGGAAAAACAGTATCTGATGACGCTGAAAGAAGTTTGATTGTTAAGCTCAAAACAGAGTGTGGGTACCAATTTACCTCTAAGTTGGAGGGTATGTTCACTGATATGAAAACATCTCAGGATACGATGCAGGGTTTCTATGCAAGATTTGGTGCCGAGTTAGGTGAAGGTCCAACACTAGTTGTGCAGGTCCTAACTACAGGTTCATGGCCAACTCAAGCCAGCACAACTTGCAACCTTCCTCCAGAGATTCTTGGGATAtgtgaaaaatttaaaagctaCTACCTTGGTACGCATACTGGTCGAAGATTATCTTGGCAAACGAATATGGGGTCAGCCGATCTGAAAGCAACTTTTGGCAAGGGCCAGAAGCATGAGTTGAATGTTTCAACATACCAAATGTGCGTGCTGATGCTGTTCAACAATGCTGATCGTTTGAGTTATAGAGACATTGAGCAAGCTACAGAGATTCCAGCCGTAGACTTGAAAAGATGTCTACAGTCATTAGCCTGTGTGAAAGGACGGAATGTGCTCCGGAAGGAGCCAATGAGTAAGGACATTGCTGAAGATGatgcatttttcttcaacGACAAGTTCACAAGCAAGTTATACAAGGTGAAAATCGGTACTGTGGTTGCACAGAGGGAAACCGAGCCAGAAAACCAGGAAACACGACAGAGGGTAGAGGAAGACCGGAAACCACAGATCGAGGCAGCAATAGTCAGAATAATGAAGGCAAGGCGTGTATTGGATCATAATAACATTGTCACTGAAGTCACAAAGCAGCTGCAATCAAGGTTCCTTCCCAACCCCGTTGTGATTAAAAAACGAATTGAATCTCTTATTGAGAGGGAGTTTTTGGAGAGGGACAAAGAAGATAGAAAACTGTACCGTTATCTTGCCTGA